Below is a genomic region from Pseudomonadota bacterium.
AATGTCGGGGCGATAATACTTTCCTGCGGCATCGAGCCCTTTGATCCCAGTATCAACGGCGAATATGGCTACGGAAAGCTGCAGAACGTGGTCACCAGTATGGATTATGAACGGCTGCTGTCCTCTACTGGTCCTTACGAGGGTCAGGTCCTGCGGGCTTCCGATAAAAAGCATCCAGAAAAAATTGCCTGGATTCAATGTGTAGGCTCACGTCGGGTTACCGAGGGTGAGAACAGCTATTGCTCAGGGGTGTGTTGTACCTATACCCAGAAGCAGGTAATCCTGACCAAAGATCACTATGCCGATACCGAGTGCACCATATTCCATAACGATATTCGTTCCTTCGGTAAGGATTTTGAGCGCTATTTCCAACGAGCGGAACAACTTCCCGGGGTTCATTTTATCAGAAGTTATGTCTCGATTGAGCGAGAAAACCCCGAAAACAAGAATGTCGTTATCAGGTATTCCACTTTTGATGATGGGGTTAAAGAGGAAGAGTTTGACCTGGTCGTTCTTTCCGTTGGTTTGAATCCACCGGCTGAGTTTCAGGAACTGGCGGACAAGTTCGGCATTGAGCTCAATGCGCACGGGTTCAACCGGGAAATTCATGCTAATCCTTTAATAACCAATCGCCCCGGGATTTTTGTCAGCGGCGCCTTTCAAGGGCCGACGGATATCCCCGAGTCGGTTTTTAGCGCCAGCGGTGCCAGCACCCAATGTGGTGAACTTTTAGACTACCGGCGCGGTAAACTGGCCCGGGAAAGGATTTATCCCCCGGAAAGGGATGTCTCCGGGGAGGAACCTAAGATAGGCGTCTTTGTCTGCCATTGTGGAGCTAATATCTCAAGTGTTGTTAATGTCCCTTCGGCAGTTGAATATGCCTTGAGTATGCCCAATGTTGTCTACGCTCAGGAACAGCTCTTTTCCTGTGCGACTAATTCAGCCCAGGAAATAACCGACGTGGCCAGGGAAAAAGGGCTTAACCGGGTGGTTATAGCCGCTTGCTCCCCCAGGACCCTGGAACCATTGTTTCGGGACACCCTGCGGGAAGCGGGACTTAATCAATACTACTGTGAGATGGCCAATATCAGGGAACACTGCTCCTGGGTTCATGCCAAACAGAAAGATGAGGCCACTCAGAAGGCTAAGGATATTATCCGGATGTCAGTAGCCCGGACCAGCCACCTGGAACCGCTGCAGGAGTTTGACCTGGATGTAGACAAGACGGCCCTGGTGGTCGGCGGCGGCATCGCCGGCATGACCTGTGCGCTCTCCATCGCCAATCAGGGCCATGAGGTCCAGCTGCTGGAAAGGGATAAAGATTTAGGCGGCATGGCGCGCCGGATTCCTACTACCCTGGAAGGCATGGATGTCCAGACATATCTTTATGATCTGATCCGGGAGGTTTATAAAAACCCCTTGATCCATGTATCCCATGAAGCGAAAATCACCAATGTTTCCGGTTATGTGGGGAACTTTATCACTACCGTAAAGACTGAAGGTTGGGTTAAAGAAATAAAACACGGGGCAACGGTCATTGCTACCGGAGCTGATGTCTATCAAC
It encodes:
- a CDS encoding FAD-dependent oxidoreductase, which translates into the protein MVVGGGVSGIQASLDLATAGFKVYLVEKGPSIGGHMAQLDKTFPTNDCSMUILSPKLVEVGRHPNIEVLTFTEVGAVEGQEGDFTVTLKKKPRYIIEDKCTGCGTCVKYCPVEYPDPFNQDISENKAVHVYFSQAIPLVAYIDQESCLYLQEGKCDICRGVCQADAIDFNQRTEKVDINVGAIILSCGIEPFDPSINGEYGYGKLQNVVTSMDYERLLSSTGPYEGQVLRASDKKHPEKIAWIQCVGSRRVTEGENSYCSGVCCTYTQKQVILTKDHYADTECTIFHNDIRSFGKDFERYFQRAEQLPGVHFIRSYVSIERENPENKNVVIRYSTFDDGVKEEEFDLVVLSVGLNPPAEFQELADKFGIELNAHGFNREIHANPLITNRPGIFVSGAFQGPTDIPESVFSASGASTQCGELLDYRRGKLARERIYPPERDVSGEEPKIGVFVCHCGANISSVVNVPSAVEYALSMPNVVYAQEQLFSCATNSAQEITDVAREKGLNRVVIAACSPRTLEPLFRDTLREAGLNQYYCEMANIREHCSWVHAKQKDEATQKAKDIIRMSVARTSHLEPLQEFDLDVDKTALVVGGGIAGMTCALSIANQGHEVQLLERDKDLGGMARRIPTTLEGMDVQTYLYDLIREVYKNPLIHVSHEAKITNVSGYVGNFITTVKTEGWVKEIKHGATVIATGADVYQPDEYLYGENDQVLTHLELGEQIAKGEERIVNAESLVMIQCVGCRNEDRNYCSRVCCSHAIKNALKLKKINPDMSISILFRDMRTYGLKEDYYREAAEKDIKFIRYEPEDKPVVEAVQAGGKSVLRVSVPDPVLGKRLELDVDIVSLAAAVVPSPTTNDIAGLFKVTLSPDGFFKEAHVKLKPVEFAADGVYLCGMAHYPKHIQETINQAYGAAGRVLTLLSHETVTASGSVCEVKEDDCISCGACITACTYEAIEFVATAKGRKARVNPVLCKGDGLCNAKCPTNAIVLKHFTNEELISQIDAAVTKEEIIQQIDAAV